In Nicotiana tabacum cultivar K326 chromosome 11, ASM71507v2, whole genome shotgun sequence, a single window of DNA contains:
- the LOC107811020 gene encoding uncharacterized protein LOC107811020, which produces MCHFMVQEGIVLGHRVSSSGIDVDKPKVEEVEKLAPPISVKGVWSFLGYAGLLEDIRRSQKKLVAAPIIAAIDWSLPFELMCDASDHAIGAVLGQMKDKMIYSIYYASKTLDDVQLNYTTTEKELLAIVWDFKKFLAYLVGTKCANQLKRRCIPEKNVELVLYDCHASPYGGHHAGDRKASKVEAIKLQTNDAKVVAAFVKKNIFSMFGTSCALISDEGTHFCIWLLNNLLAKYGVRHRVATSYHLQTSGQVEVSNREINQILEKTMNANRKDWAAKLDDALWSYRTTYKTPIGESPYKLIYGKACYLPVELEHKAYWPLKS; this is translated from the exons atgtgccattttatggtacaagaaggcatcGTGTTGGGCCATAGAGTGTCAAGCAGTGGCATTGACGTTGATAAGCCGAAGGTGGAGGAAGTTGAAAAATTAGCTCCACCCATTTCTGTGAAGGGtgtctggagtttcttgggatatGCGGG CCTGCTTGAAGACATTCGAAGATCTCAGAAAAAGCTGGTGGCTGCCCCCATTATTGCGGCAATAGATTGGTCCTTACCATTTGAACttatgtgcgatgcaagtgatcATGCTATTGGGGCAGTGCTAGGCCAAATGAAGGACAAGATGATTTACTCCATATACTATGCGAGTAAGACTCTTGATGATGTACAGCTGAATTACACCACCACTGAAAAGGAGTTGTTGGCCATTGTGTGGGACTTTAAGAAATTTCTGGCATACTTGGTGGGAACAAAA TGTGCTAATCAGTTGAAGAGGAGATGCATTCCAGAAAAGAATGTGGAATTAGTGTTGTATGATTGTCATGCATCACCTTATGGGGGCCATCATGCAGGCGATAGGAAAGCTTCAAAG GTAGAAGCAATCAAATTGCAAACAAATGATGCCAAGGTGGTAGCTGCTTttgtgaagaagaacatattctcgATGTTTGGGACTTCATGCGCTTTGATTAGTGATGAAGGGACACATTTCTGTATTTGGTTGCTGAATAACCTTTTAGCTAAATATGGGGTCCGCCATAGGGTTGCCACATCATATCATCTGCAAACAAGTGGACAAGTCGAGGTGTCCAACAGAGAAATAAATCAAATATTAGAGAAGACAATGAATGCGAATAGGAAGGATTGGGCTGCAAAGTTAGATGATGCCTTGTGGTCATATAGAACTACATACAAAACACCAATTGGGGAATCGCCGTATAAGCTTATTTATGGGAAGGCATGTTACTTGCCTGTCGAACTTGAACACAAGGCGTACTGGCCATTAAAAAGTTGA
- the LOC142165958 gene encoding uncharacterized protein LOC142165958 encodes MWRRMLNAREEVEHEIMWEIKSGTTNIWHENWTGLGALYHVLPPDFPINEDLQDVAKLRQGGLWNEQLDDQSFSEDIADHIKHNVHYNGAAGINVPLVQVKQVIRNWWTAKCCPKLKPLFQAVPAIISWEVWKKRNTNKNGGTVSTNKAIHKVNKTLHYLAGVRYLWLSHIPMLWPDMIQFFEAYKPILITRRVTWQLPHQGWYKCNTDGASKGNPRSGSLGFCVRNDVGDLVYARVVDLGVTTNVVAEAKAILQGLEYCVEHDLHPLLLETDSLVLKKTIEGE; translated from the exons ATGTGGAGGCGAATGTTGAATGCTAGggaagaagtagaacatgagatcATGTGGGAGATAAAGAGTGGAACAACCAACATATGGCATGAAAACTGGACTGGACTAGGTGCTCTCTATCATGTCCTACCTCCAGATTTTCCAATAAATGAGGATTTGCAAGATGTGGCAAAATTGAGGCAAGGAGGATTATGGAATGAACAACTGGATGATCAAAGCTTTTCTGAAGATATTGCTGACCATATTAAACACAATGTCCATTATAATG GAGCTGCAGGAATTAATGTGCCATTAGTACAAGTGAAGCAAGTGATAAGGAATTGGTGGACTGCAAAATGTTGTCCAAAGTTGAAACCTTTGTTTCAGGCAGTTCCAGCTATCATTTCTTGGGAGGTATGGAAAAAGAGGAACACAAACAAGAATGGGGGAACTGTCTCTACTAATAAAGCCATTCATAAAGTCAATAAGACATTGCATTACTTGGCAGGGGTGAGGTATCTATGGTTATCTCACATACCTATGTTGTGGCCAGATATGATCCAGTTTTTTGAAGCCTACAAGCCAATATTGATTACTAGGAGAGTTACTTGGCAGCTCCCACATCAAGGGTGGTATAAGTGTAATACTGATGGAGCTTCAAAAGGAAACCCTAGGTCTGGTTCACTTGGCTTTTGTGTGAGAAATGATGTAGGAGATCTAGTGTATGCAAGGGTAGTGGATTTAGGAGTGACCACCAATGTTGTAGCTGAGGCAAAAGCAATACTGCAAGGTTTGGAGTACTGTGTGGAGCATGATCTTCATCCACTCTTATTAGAGACTGATTCATTGGTATTAAAGAAGACTATTGAAGGAGAATGA